The Streptomyces spororaveus genome includes a region encoding these proteins:
- the thrB gene encoding homoserine kinase codes for MAGPAFRAAAVRVRVPASSANLGPGFDALGLALGLYDDVVVRVADSGLNIDIAGEGADTLPRDESHLLVRSMRTAFDLLGGQPRGLEVVCANRIPHGRGLGSSSAAICAGIVAARAVTIGGEAKLDDAALLELATEIEGHPDNVAACLLGGFTLAWMDGGSAKAIRMEPAESIVPVVFVPSRPVLTETARGLLPRSVPHVDAAVNAGRAGLLVEALTRRPEFLLPATEDRLHQEYRSPAMPESVALVNRLRADGIPAVISGAGPTVLALVDNGAADKVAQLAGEGWAANRLALDAAGASVLPLGTQGG; via the coding sequence ATGGCCGGTCCAGCGTTCCGCGCCGCCGCCGTACGGGTGCGCGTCCCCGCCAGCAGTGCCAACCTCGGCCCGGGCTTCGACGCCCTGGGTCTGGCCCTGGGGCTCTACGACGACGTAGTCGTCCGGGTGGCCGACTCCGGCCTGAACATCGACATCGCCGGTGAGGGCGCCGACACCCTCCCGCGGGACGAGAGCCACCTGCTCGTACGCTCCATGCGCACCGCCTTCGACCTGCTGGGCGGCCAGCCGCGCGGACTCGAAGTCGTCTGCGCGAACCGCATCCCGCACGGCCGCGGCCTCGGTTCCTCCTCCGCCGCGATCTGCGCCGGCATCGTCGCCGCCCGCGCCGTGACCATAGGCGGCGAGGCCAAGCTCGACGACGCGGCGCTGCTGGAGCTCGCGACCGAGATCGAGGGGCACCCCGACAACGTCGCGGCCTGTCTGCTCGGCGGGTTCACCCTTGCCTGGATGGACGGCGGCAGCGCCAAGGCCATCCGGATGGAGCCCGCCGAATCCATCGTTCCGGTGGTCTTCGTACCCTCCAGGCCGGTCCTCACCGAGACGGCGCGCGGCCTGCTGCCGCGCAGCGTCCCGCACGTGGACGCGGCCGTGAACGCGGGTCGCGCGGGCCTGCTCGTGGAAGCCCTGACCAGGCGTCCCGAGTTCCTCCTGCCGGCCACCGAAGACCGGCTCCACCAGGAGTACCGGTCCCCGGCGATGCCCGAGAGCGTGGCACTCGTCAACAGGCTGCGGGCGGACGGGATCCCCGCGGTCATCTCCGGCGCGGGCCCCACGGTCCTCGCGCTGGTCGACAACGGCGCGGCCGACAAGGTCGCGCAGCTCGCGGGCGAGGGGTGGGCAGCCAACCGGCTGGCACTCGACGCCGCGGGCGCGAGCGTACTTCCGCTGGGCACTCAGGGCGGCTAG
- the thrC gene encoding threonine synthase: MSSNRTHQWRGIIEEYRDRLPVTDTTPVVTLREGGTPLVPAQVLSERTGCEVHLKVEGANPTGSFKDRGMTMAITKAKEEGAKAVICASTGNTSASAAAYAVRAGMVSAVLVPRGKIALGKMGQALVHGAKILQVDGNFDDCLNLARALSDNYPVALVNSVNPVRIEGQKTAAFEIVDALGDAPDIHVLPVGNAGNITAYWKGFKEYKADGLSTRTPRVWGFQASGSAPIVRGEIVKEPHTIATAIRIGNPASWDYALAARDESGGFIDEVTDRQILAAYRLLAAQEGVFVEPASAASVAGLLKAAELGLVDPGQKIVCTVTGNGLKDPDWAIAGAPQPVTVPVDAEAAAVRLGLV, from the coding sequence ATGAGCAGCAATCGCACCCACCAGTGGCGCGGCATCATCGAGGAGTACCGGGACCGCCTGCCGGTGACGGACACGACTCCCGTGGTGACGCTCCGTGAGGGCGGTACTCCCCTCGTCCCCGCCCAGGTGCTCTCCGAGCGCACCGGCTGCGAGGTGCACCTGAAGGTCGAGGGTGCGAACCCGACCGGGTCCTTCAAGGACCGCGGCATGACCATGGCGATCACCAAGGCCAAGGAAGAGGGTGCGAAGGCGGTCATCTGCGCCTCCACCGGCAACACTTCCGCCTCCGCCGCCGCGTATGCGGTGCGCGCCGGGATGGTCTCCGCGGTGCTCGTGCCCCGCGGCAAGATCGCGCTCGGCAAGATGGGCCAGGCGCTGGTGCACGGCGCCAAGATCCTTCAGGTGGACGGCAACTTCGACGACTGCCTGAACCTGGCCCGCGCGCTCTCCGACAACTATCCGGTCGCGCTGGTCAATTCGGTCAACCCGGTACGTATCGAGGGCCAGAAGACGGCCGCGTTCGAGATCGTCGACGCGCTCGGTGACGCGCCCGACATCCACGTGCTGCCCGTCGGCAACGCCGGCAACATCACCGCGTACTGGAAGGGCTTCAAGGAGTACAAGGCCGACGGCCTGTCCACCCGTACGCCCCGCGTGTGGGGTTTCCAGGCCTCCGGCTCCGCGCCCATCGTGCGCGGCGAGATCGTCAAGGAGCCGCACACCATCGCCACCGCGATCCGGATCGGCAACCCGGCGTCCTGGGACTACGCGCTGGCCGCGCGTGACGAGTCGGGCGGCTTCATCGACGAGGTGACGGACCGCCAGATCCTCGCCGCCTACCGCCTGTTGGCCGCGCAGGAGGGCGTCTTCGTCGAGCCCGCCTCGGCCGCCTCGGTGGCCGGTCTGCTCAAGGCCGCCGAGCTGGGCCTGGTCGACCCCGGTCAGAAGATCGTGTGCACCGTCACCGGCAACGGCCTGAAGGACCCCGACTGGGCGATCGCCGGCGCTCCGCAGCCGGTCACCGTTCCGGTGGACGCCGAAGCCGCCGCCGTGCGCCTCGGCCTGGTCTGA
- a CDS encoding homoserine dehydrogenase: protein MRTRPLKVALLGCGVVGSEVARIMTTHADDLTQRIGAPVELAGVAVRRPSKVREGIDPALVTTDATALLKRGDIDIAIEVIGGIEPARTLITTAFEQGISVVSANKALLAQDGAALHAAAEQHGRDLYYEAAVAGAIPLVRPMRESLAGDKINRVMGIVNGTTNFILDKMDSTGAGYQEALDEATALGYAEADPTADVEGYDAAAKAAILAGIAFHTRVRLDDVYREGMTEVSAADFASAKRMGCTIKLLAILERAADGESVTARVHPAMIPLSHPLASVREAYNAVFVEAEAAGRLMFYGPGAGGAPTASAVLGDLVAVARNKLAEATGPGESAYTQLPVSPMGDVVTRYHISLDVADKPGVLAQVATTFAEHGVSIDTVRQQGKDGEASLVVVTHRAPDAALSGTVEALRKLDTVRGVASIMRVEGE from the coding sequence ATGCGTACGCGTCCGCTGAAGGTGGCGCTGCTGGGCTGTGGAGTGGTCGGCTCGGAAGTGGCTCGCATCATGACGACGCACGCCGACGACCTCACGCAGAGGATCGGCGCGCCCGTCGAGCTCGCCGGCGTGGCCGTGCGCCGCCCCTCCAAGGTCCGCGAGGGCATCGATCCCGCGCTGGTCACCACCGATGCGACCGCCCTCCTCAAACGCGGTGACATCGACATCGCCATCGAGGTCATCGGCGGCATCGAGCCCGCCCGCACCCTCATCACCACCGCCTTCGAGCAGGGCATCTCCGTGGTCTCCGCGAACAAGGCGCTGCTCGCCCAGGACGGTGCCGCGCTGCACGCCGCGGCCGAGCAGCACGGCAGGGACCTCTACTACGAGGCCGCCGTCGCCGGCGCCATCCCGCTGGTCCGCCCGATGCGCGAGTCGCTCGCCGGCGACAAGATCAACCGGGTGATGGGCATCGTCAACGGCACGACGAACTTCATCCTCGACAAGATGGACTCCACCGGCGCCGGGTACCAGGAGGCGCTCGACGAGGCCACCGCGCTCGGGTACGCCGAGGCGGACCCGACCGCCGACGTCGAGGGCTACGACGCCGCCGCCAAGGCCGCGATCCTGGCCGGCATCGCCTTCCACACCCGCGTCCGCCTCGACGACGTGTACCGCGAGGGCATGACCGAGGTCAGCGCCGCCGACTTCGCCTCCGCGAAGCGGATGGGCTGCACCATCAAGCTCCTCGCCATCCTGGAGCGCGCCGCCGACGGCGAGTCCGTCACCGCCCGCGTCCACCCGGCGATGATCCCGCTCAGCCACCCGCTCGCCTCCGTCCGCGAGGCGTACAACGCCGTCTTCGTCGAGGCGGAGGCCGCCGGGCGGCTCATGTTCTACGGGCCCGGCGCGGGCGGCGCGCCGACCGCGTCCGCGGTCCTCGGCGACCTCGTCGCCGTCGCCCGCAACAAGCTCGCCGAGGCAACGGGGCCCGGCGAGTCGGCGTACACCCAGCTGCCGGTCAGCCCCATGGGGGATGTCGTCACCCGCTACCACATCAGCCTCGATGTGGCGGACAAGCCGGGCGTCCTCGCCCAGGTGGCGACCACCTTCGCGGAGCACGGTGTCTCGATCGACACCGTGCGGCAGCAGGGCAAGGACGGCGAGGCCTCCCTCGTCGTCGTCACCCACCGCGCACCCGACGCCGCCCTCTCCGGGACCGTCGAGGCGCTGCGGAAGCTGGACACCGTCCGCGGTGTCGCCAGCATCATGCGTGTTGAAGGGGAGTAA
- the lysA gene encoding diaminopimelate decarboxylase — MSRSAHPAGPRHADVLPEGHYSPPPADLNALDERVWARTVTRGADGVVSVGGIEVTRLAEEFGTPAYFLDEEDFRERCRAWAHAFGPDADVFYAGKAFLSKAVVKWLKEEGLNVDVCSGGELTTALAAGMPAARIAFHGNNKSEGEIRRAVGAGVGRIVLDSFQEIARVAHIARELGVRQPVQIRVTVGVEAHTHEFIATAHEDQKFGIAVADGSAAEAVRRALGHDSLELLGVHSHIGSQIFDMAGFEVSAKRVVRLLAAVRDEHGVELPEIDLGGGLGIAYTSNDDPREPHEIAKALHEIVARECESAGLRAPRISVEPGRAIVGPTAFTLYEVGTIKPLEGLRTYVSVDGGMSDNIRTALYDAEYSISLVSRTSDAEPMLVRVVGKHCESGDIVVKDAFLPADLAPGDLLAVPATGAYCRSMASNYNHALRPPVVAVRDGQARVIVRRETEEDLLRLDLG, encoded by the coding sequence ATGAGCCGTTCCGCGCACCCCGCCGGGCCCCGCCACGCCGACGTCCTGCCCGAGGGGCACTACTCCCCGCCGCCCGCCGACCTGAACGCGCTGGACGAGCGGGTCTGGGCCCGGACCGTCACCCGCGGCGCCGACGGCGTCGTCTCCGTCGGCGGCATCGAAGTGACCCGGCTGGCCGAGGAGTTCGGGACGCCCGCCTACTTCCTCGACGAGGAGGACTTCCGGGAGCGCTGCCGGGCCTGGGCGCACGCCTTCGGCCCCGACGCCGACGTCTTCTACGCCGGCAAGGCGTTCCTGTCCAAGGCCGTCGTGAAGTGGCTGAAGGAGGAGGGGCTGAACGTCGACGTGTGCTCCGGCGGGGAGCTGACCACCGCGCTCGCCGCCGGGATGCCCGCCGCGCGGATCGCCTTCCACGGCAACAACAAGTCCGAGGGCGAGATCCGCCGGGCCGTCGGGGCCGGGGTCGGACGGATCGTGCTCGACTCCTTCCAGGAGATCGCCCGCGTCGCGCACATCGCTCGCGAGCTGGGCGTACGCCAGCCCGTCCAGATCCGTGTGACCGTCGGCGTCGAGGCGCACACCCACGAGTTCATCGCCACCGCGCACGAGGACCAGAAGTTCGGCATCGCGGTCGCCGACGGGTCCGCCGCCGAGGCCGTGCGCCGGGCGCTCGGGCACGACTCGCTGGAGCTGCTCGGCGTCCACTCCCACATCGGTTCGCAGATCTTCGACATGGCCGGCTTCGAGGTCTCCGCCAAGCGCGTCGTGCGGCTGCTGGCCGCCGTACGGGACGAGCACGGGGTGGAGCTGCCCGAGATCGACCTCGGCGGTGGCCTCGGTATCGCGTACACCTCGAACGACGACCCGCGCGAGCCCCACGAGATCGCCAAGGCCCTGCACGAGATCGTGGCCCGGGAGTGCGAGAGCGCCGGGCTGCGCGCCCCCCGGATCTCCGTGGAGCCGGGCCGCGCCATCGTCGGCCCGACCGCGTTCACCCTGTACGAGGTGGGGACGATCAAGCCGCTGGAGGGGCTCCGTACGTACGTCAGCGTCGACGGCGGGATGTCGGACAACATCCGGACGGCCCTGTACGACGCGGAGTACTCCATCTCCCTGGTCTCCCGCACGTCGGACGCCGAGCCCATGCTCGTACGCGTCGTCGGCAAGCACTGCGAGAGCGGGGACATCGTCGTGAAGGACGCGTTCCTGCCCGCCGACCTCGCGCCCGGCGACCTCCTCGCCGTCCCGGCCACCGGCGCGTACTGCCGCTCCATGGCCAGCAACTACAACCACGCGCTCCGCCCGCCCGTCGTCGCCGTGCGTGACGGGCAGGCCCGAGTGATCGTCCGCCGGGAGACGGAGGAAGATCTCCTGCGTCTCGACCTCGGATGA
- the nrtL gene encoding ArgS-related anticodon-binding protein NrtL — MTPADLSRYVVSAVRRAVEDGELGGAVPARVVIERTRPGGVGEYATPVAFQIAKGAGRRPAEVAEVLARRLGGVAGIERVDVTGAGFLNFALSPLSAARLVRDVRPVIVTDVEAGVPGTPARERLVRAAVARIEAQQGVPPGPEPVAVAPVARRDGDVLARYGADAVAWAVLTTPARETPEFSDALLVQGEDNELFRVRYAHARAHALVRNADQLGFRPEAGEVPDAPRLLRALADHPVVLEAAAHHRAPERLARHLVELADALLDFQYRVLPKGDEKPSAAHRARLALAEAAGTVLAGGLALLGIDAPTRL, encoded by the coding sequence GTGACCCCCGCAGACCTCTCCCGTTACGTCGTAAGCGCCGTGCGCCGCGCCGTCGAGGACGGGGAGCTGGGCGGGGCGGTGCCCGCGCGGGTGGTGATCGAGCGGACCCGGCCCGGTGGGGTGGGGGAGTACGCCACGCCCGTCGCCTTCCAGATCGCGAAGGGCGCCGGACGGCGGCCGGCCGAGGTCGCCGAGGTGCTGGCCCGGCGCCTGGGCGGCGTGGCCGGGATCGAGCGGGTCGACGTCACCGGGGCCGGGTTCCTGAACTTCGCGCTGAGCCCCCTTTCCGCCGCCCGGCTGGTGCGTGACGTGCGTCCGGTGATCGTCACCGACGTCGAGGCCGGAGTTCCCGGCACGCCGGCCCGCGAGCGGCTCGTACGGGCCGCCGTCGCGCGGATCGAGGCCCAGCAGGGCGTCCCGCCCGGCCCGGAGCCGGTGGCCGTCGCGCCCGTCGCGCGCCGGGACGGGGACGTGCTCGCGCGGTACGGGGCCGACGCCGTCGCCTGGGCCGTCCTCACCACCCCCGCGCGCGAGACCCCGGAGTTCTCCGACGCGCTGCTCGTACAGGGGGAGGACAACGAGCTCTTCCGGGTGCGGTACGCCCACGCCCGCGCCCACGCGCTCGTACGCAACGCCGATCAGCTGGGCTTCCGGCCCGAGGCGGGGGAGGTGCCCGACGCGCCCCGGCTGCTGCGCGCCCTCGCCGACCACCCCGTCGTCCTCGAAGCCGCCGCGCACCACCGCGCGCCCGAGCGGCTCGCCCGGCACCTCGTCGAGCTGGCCGACGCGCTGCTCGACTTCCAGTACCGCGTCCTGCCCAAGGGTGACGAGAAACCCTCGGCCGCCCACCGCGCCCGGCTGGCTCTTGCCGAAGCCGCCGGGACGGTGCTGGCCGGCGGCCTGGCCCTGCTCGGCATAGACGCACCGACACGCCTGTGA
- a CDS encoding response regulator, translating into MEVAKTRTRGPARTYSRVVPGVSGRVLVVDDNKVIRQLIKVNLELEGFEVVTANDGAECLDVVHEVCPDVITLDVVMPRLDGFGAAAQLRADPRTRHVPVAIVSACTQHEVEAGIAAGVDAFLAKPFEPTELVQVVRRLVEGRDRRDGWKGAPAGRGRG; encoded by the coding sequence GTGGAAGTGGCGAAAACCCGGACGCGGGGGCCCGCGCGGACCTACTCTCGAGTTGTGCCAGGCGTCTCAGGCCGGGTGCTTGTTGTCGACGACAACAAGGTCATCCGGCAGCTGATCAAGGTCAATCTCGAGCTGGAGGGCTTCGAGGTCGTGACCGCGAACGATGGTGCCGAGTGCCTGGACGTCGTGCATGAGGTGTGTCCCGATGTGATCACCCTTGATGTGGTCATGCCGCGGCTGGACGGTTTCGGGGCCGCCGCGCAGTTGCGGGCCGATCCGCGGACCAGGCACGTGCCCGTCGCCATCGTCAGCGCCTGTACGCAGCACGAGGTGGAGGCCGGGATCGCGGCCGGGGTGGACGCCTTTCTCGCGAAGCCGTTCGAGCCCACCGAGCTGGTGCAGGTCGTGCGCAGGCTGGTCGAGGGCAGGGACCGGCGTGACGGGTGGAAAGGGGCGCCTGCCGGGAGGGGGAGGGGGTAG
- a CDS encoding DUF4145 domain-containing protein has product MSDATRVGMTHPLMCPHCEKPTLARITSEAYGGGHIEPPYVLELAVCGVCADPFLMVEEDFGQGWDGEPGVIWPKQQRALSPKVPQALRREHEEARQCFSSKAYTATAVMVRRTLEGVCIDQGISSAGSRPKPLFKMLEQMKDDGKIDGRLFEWAQELRVLGNQGAHFTGTSVSREDAADGLALAEALLDYLYVLSAQFDAFKARRATAEQNSTDEDESKD; this is encoded by the coding sequence ATGAGCGACGCAACCCGAGTTGGGATGACTCATCCACTGATGTGCCCGCACTGCGAAAAGCCGACGCTGGCCAGGATCACCAGTGAAGCCTACGGGGGTGGCCACATCGAACCGCCGTACGTTCTGGAGCTGGCCGTTTGCGGCGTCTGTGCCGACCCCTTCCTGATGGTCGAAGAGGACTTCGGGCAGGGGTGGGACGGCGAGCCGGGGGTCATCTGGCCCAAACAACAGAGGGCTCTGAGCCCGAAGGTCCCCCAAGCTCTTCGTCGCGAGCACGAGGAGGCACGCCAGTGCTTCTCGTCCAAGGCATACACGGCAACGGCAGTCATGGTCCGCCGCACTCTTGAGGGCGTATGCATTGACCAAGGAATTTCCAGTGCCGGGAGCCGGCCCAAGCCTCTGTTCAAGATGCTTGAGCAGATGAAGGACGACGGGAAGATCGACGGCCGGCTCTTCGAGTGGGCACAAGAGCTGCGCGTCCTCGGCAACCAAGGCGCGCACTTCACCGGCACCTCGGTAAGCCGCGAAGACGCCGCCGACGGGCTCGCCCTGGCTGAAGCGCTGCTCGACTACCTGTACGTTCTCTCGGCACAGTTCGATGCCTTCAAAGCCCGGCGAGCCACGGCTGAGCAGAACAGCACGGACGAAGACGAATCCAAGGACTAG
- a CDS encoding beta family protein, whose protein sequence is MSEISIGWCRVRWGKPLAYVPILKGKAGEFSALEHVTPAVRSRIRPVMELVPDPDVRNVLETFCDRAMDAVPKGAVLTVDCGALPTARVLEGDAGGPVARLSESLGLRGVAMCPVIRHTDSRDVLVEASQAIAQHQRGVCLRVSVAADRPNCLPGRGQIRGLLKVLNLDPEEVDLLIDAGPVDSSIVRDQLADRALAALTALSPWRWRRECVAAGAFPVNLTGFPRGRATPVARRDAQLWRRVLNGCHGKLPDFGDYGVTHPRIPTKSRGTPDPNMRYTTPDAWQVYVYPRVRSGNDDFFTLSADLVASPYWPTTGARTSWGDARLSECAMRQRSKAGGGTEWRAWATSHHLAVVTSSLDQLEHP, encoded by the coding sequence GTGAGCGAGATATCCATTGGCTGGTGCCGAGTGCGCTGGGGGAAGCCGTTGGCATACGTTCCGATACTCAAAGGCAAGGCGGGGGAGTTCTCGGCCCTTGAGCACGTCACGCCGGCGGTTCGATCACGCATCCGCCCCGTCATGGAGCTGGTCCCTGACCCGGACGTGCGGAATGTTCTCGAGACCTTCTGTGACCGCGCAATGGACGCGGTACCGAAGGGCGCTGTTCTGACGGTGGACTGTGGAGCCCTGCCCACGGCACGAGTACTTGAGGGCGATGCCGGTGGCCCTGTGGCTCGCCTCAGCGAGTCTCTCGGCCTCCGTGGCGTGGCGATGTGCCCGGTTATCAGGCACACGGATTCCCGAGACGTCCTGGTGGAGGCCTCACAGGCGATCGCCCAGCACCAGAGAGGCGTCTGCCTGCGTGTGTCCGTTGCCGCCGACAGGCCGAACTGCCTTCCTGGTCGCGGACAGATCCGGGGGCTGCTCAAGGTGCTGAACCTGGATCCGGAAGAGGTCGACCTGCTCATTGATGCGGGGCCGGTGGATTCCAGCATCGTGAGAGATCAATTGGCCGACCGCGCATTGGCTGCGCTCACGGCACTCTCGCCGTGGCGCTGGCGGCGTGAGTGTGTTGCCGCCGGAGCGTTTCCCGTCAACCTGACCGGGTTCCCGAGGGGGCGGGCGACGCCGGTGGCCCGGCGTGATGCGCAGCTCTGGCGGCGAGTCCTGAACGGATGTCATGGGAAGTTGCCAGACTTCGGCGACTACGGTGTGACGCATCCCCGGATCCCGACGAAATCCCGTGGGACGCCGGATCCCAACATGCGCTACACGACCCCAGATGCCTGGCAGGTCTACGTCTATCCGCGAGTCCGCTCCGGCAACGATGATTTCTTCACCCTGAGCGCTGACCTGGTCGCGTCTCCGTACTGGCCTACGACAGGGGCGCGAACTTCATGGGGCGACGCACGTCTGAGTGAGTGCGCCATGCGACAGAGGTCCAAAGCCGGCGGTGGTACGGAGTGGCGGGCGTGGGCAACTTCGCATCACCTGGCAGTGGTTACATCCAGCCTCGACCAGCTCGAACACCCGTGA
- a CDS encoding XdhC family protein yields MRELVETARQWVAEGRAGYLARPVTEQGFGPRDPAGAVLIDTRGECVGTLYRGVFDAELAAEVAALPPGVSARVCEVSVRAAEAVEARLTCGGQAEVLLQPLAAIPAEWWELLADGVGVALVTRLNEAADQAVSEVVRATEAPADDAGRRAGELLATRRAGRDALYAESALVLVEAFPSDPYVVIGGGGELAEIIERQALLLGWEAVLVTGPEEACKALEARRDAACLVMLSHEESFDVPTLRVALAQEVPYVGALGSRKTTARRREGLLAAGVPEALLARVHGPIGLDLGARTPAETALAICAEILGALGERTAAGALRDADGPINA; encoded by the coding sequence ATGCGTGAGCTGGTGGAGACGGCGCGGCAGTGGGTGGCCGAGGGGCGGGCCGGGTACCTGGCCCGGCCCGTGACCGAGCAGGGGTTCGGGCCGCGGGATCCGGCCGGGGCCGTGCTCATCGATACGCGGGGGGAGTGTGTCGGCACGCTCTACCGCGGGGTCTTCGACGCCGAACTCGCCGCCGAGGTCGCCGCCCTGCCGCCCGGGGTGTCGGCCCGGGTGTGCGAGGTGTCCGTACGCGCGGCCGAGGCCGTCGAGGCGAGGCTGACCTGCGGCGGGCAGGCCGAGGTGCTGCTGCAGCCGCTCGCCGCGATCCCGGCCGAGTGGTGGGAGCTGCTGGCCGACGGGGTCGGGGTGGCGTTGGTGACCCGGCTGAACGAGGCCGCGGACCAGGCCGTCAGCGAGGTCGTACGGGCTACGGAGGCGCCCGCCGACGATGCCGGGCGGCGGGCGGGCGAGCTGCTGGCCACCCGGCGGGCCGGGCGGGACGCGCTGTACGCGGAGTCGGCGCTGGTGCTGGTCGAGGCCTTCCCGTCGGACCCGTACGTGGTCATCGGCGGCGGCGGTGAGCTCGCCGAGATCATCGAGAGGCAGGCGCTGCTGCTCGGCTGGGAGGCCGTACTGGTCACCGGCCCGGAGGAGGCCTGCAAGGCGCTGGAGGCGCGCCGGGACGCCGCGTGCCTGGTGATGCTGAGCCACGAGGAGTCGTTCGACGTGCCGACGCTGCGGGTGGCGCTGGCCCAGGAGGTGCCGTACGTCGGCGCGCTGGGCTCCCGCAAGACCACGGCCCGGCGGCGGGAGGGGCTGCTCGCGGCCGGGGTGCCCGAGGCTCTGCTGGCGCGGGTGCACGGGCCGATCGGGCTGGACCTCGGCGCCCGCACCCCGGCGGAGACCGCGCTGGCGATCTGCGCCGAGATCCTGGGGGCCCTCGGGGAGCGCACGGCCGCCGGCGCGCTGCGCGATGCCGACGGTCCCATCAACGCCTAG
- a CDS encoding plasmid stabilization protein — protein sequence MPRGSSPKRERQYEHIKEGLEQRGEPEEKAKEIAARTVNKERARAGESRTASRESVEDISSSRRGGLHSHSGAQGPTFEQLYAEARRRNVHGRSDMNKTQLKRALGM from the coding sequence ATGCCCCGCGGATCTTCCCCGAAGCGCGAACGACAGTACGAACACATCAAGGAAGGCCTGGAACAGCGCGGAGAGCCCGAGGAGAAGGCGAAGGAGATCGCCGCCCGGACGGTCAACAAGGAACGCGCCCGGGCCGGCGAATCCCGGACCGCGAGCAGGGAGTCCGTCGAGGACATCTCCTCGTCCCGCCGCGGGGGCCTGCACTCCCACTCGGGCGCGCAGGGACCCACGTTCGAACAGCTCTACGCCGAGGCCCGGCGCCGCAACGTCCACGGCCGCTCCGACATGAACAAGACCCAGCTCAAGCGGGCCCTCGGGATGTGA
- a CDS encoding DUF6479 family protein, with protein sequence MDTTLSVDATLADIAWFLVVGILVAGFLLGGFLLGKKVRAKEPPPPTAESQPHLPEGGAVYEVREERDSVEIPEGGLRPHEMQGYGNFGSTTSTHPDEVRAERESGYKLPEGPGPHPQPGAPPDAGRGAHS encoded by the coding sequence ATGGACACGACCCTGAGCGTGGACGCGACCCTCGCCGATATCGCATGGTTCCTGGTCGTCGGCATCCTCGTCGCCGGCTTCCTGCTGGGCGGCTTCCTGCTGGGCAAGAAGGTACGGGCGAAGGAGCCACCCCCGCCCACCGCCGAGAGCCAGCCTCACCTGCCGGAGGGTGGGGCCGTCTACGAGGTACGCGAGGAACGCGACTCCGTGGAGATTCCCGAAGGCGGTCTGCGGCCGCACGAGATGCAGGGCTACGGGAACTTCGGCTCCACCACCTCCACCCACCCGGACGAGGTCCGGGCGGAACGCGAGTCCGGCTACAAGCTGCCGGAGGGGCCGGGGCCGCATCCACAGCCGGGGGCTCCGCCGGACGCCGGGCGTGGCGCACACTCCTGA
- a CDS encoding ATP-dependent DNA ligase, giving the protein MRVALAAAVRTLPRGAGLAYEPKFDGHRLVVLRSTTGVTLQARSGRIVTSAFPDLSAAALLLPADTVLDGEVVVWHEGRTDFALVQRRAAATAARAAVLAQRLPASYAAFDVLELAGLDLRARPYERRRALLVDLLLPLGPPLQPVPMTTDPELAATWYETLPASGIEGLVVKRLDQAYPAGRRGWQKLRHTDVRDAAVVGYTGTPRRPLALVLVLPVGDETPLVSSPLSAPLRAEVAAEVAARGAAAPSLATVTAIGLGEVPFRALDPPLTAEVRHTSTRHPPPEVLRLRTDL; this is encoded by the coding sequence ATCCGCGTCGCGCTCGCCGCCGCCGTACGCACCCTGCCGCGCGGGGCGGGACTGGCGTACGAGCCGAAGTTCGACGGCCACCGGCTCGTCGTGCTGCGCTCGACGACCGGCGTGACGCTCCAGGCGCGCTCCGGCCGGATCGTGACCAGCGCCTTCCCCGACCTGTCCGCGGCCGCGCTGCTGCTGCCCGCCGACACGGTCCTCGACGGCGAGGTCGTGGTCTGGCACGAGGGGCGCACGGACTTCGCCCTGGTGCAGCGGCGGGCGGCGGCCACCGCCGCACGGGCCGCCGTACTCGCGCAGCGCCTGCCCGCCTCGTACGCGGCCTTCGACGTACTGGAACTGGCCGGACTCGACCTGCGCGCGCGCCCGTACGAGCGCCGCCGGGCCCTCCTCGTCGACCTGCTGCTACCGCTGGGGCCGCCGCTCCAGCCGGTGCCGATGACGACCGATCCGGAACTGGCCGCCACCTGGTACGAGACCCTGCCGGCCAGCGGCATCGAGGGCCTCGTCGTGAAGCGGCTGGACCAGGCCTACCCGGCCGGGCGGCGCGGCTGGCAGAAGCTGCGGCACACCGACGTGCGGGACGCGGCGGTGGTCGGCTACACCGGTACCCCGCGGCGCCCGCTCGCCCTGGTGCTCGTCCTGCCGGTCGGGGACGAGACCCCGCTGGTGTCGAGCCCGCTCAGCGCGCCCCTGCGCGCGGAGGTGGCGGCCGAGGTGGCCGCCCGCGGGGCGGCCGCGCCGTCCCTGGCCACGGTCACGGCGATCGGGCTCGGGGAGGTCCCCTTCCGCGCGCTCGACCCCCCGCTCACGGCGGAGGTCCGGCACACCTCGACCCGGCATCCGCCCCCGGAGGTGCTCCGGCTGCGGACGGACCTCTGA